The Thalassotalea sp. HSM 43 genome window below encodes:
- a CDS encoding TonB family protein has translation MVQKLKRHQLPTWQKHEDNRLFKILLIIALVVTVLFTIVVKIVQLPERTREEVERIPPQLVKIQEQKVEVEPEPEPEPEEVAEAEPEPEEPEPEPEPEPEPVEAPKSAREKAEESGLLAMQDTLAEMRESVDMDSLAENSLEDGGGEAEETERVLLGKTVAGTSGGVATGALSADVGSGNGLEGRKTTEFTARVPTTGGGAGDGTAASLSESEAASGNRTTESIRQTFDKNKGALYAIYRRALRQDPSLQGKVTVNLVITPSGQVQNVKIVSSDLEHEDFTKKLLARIRLINFGAQDVNETELNYTFNFLPF, from the coding sequence ATGGTGCAAAAGCTTAAACGACACCAGTTACCAACTTGGCAAAAGCACGAAGATAATCGACTGTTTAAAATACTGTTGATTATCGCCTTAGTGGTGACGGTGTTATTCACCATAGTGGTTAAAATCGTTCAATTACCAGAGCGCACGCGCGAAGAAGTTGAACGTATTCCACCACAATTGGTGAAGATTCAAGAGCAAAAGGTTGAAGTTGAACCTGAGCCTGAGCCGGAACCTGAAGAGGTCGCCGAAGCCGAGCCTGAGCCAGAGGAACCTGAGCCAGAACCGGAGCCAGAGCCAGAACCCGTTGAAGCGCCAAAAAGCGCTCGCGAAAAAGCTGAAGAAAGCGGTTTGTTAGCGATGCAAGACACATTAGCAGAAATGCGTGAGTCTGTTGATATGGACAGCCTAGCCGAAAACAGCTTAGAAGATGGTGGTGGCGAAGCCGAAGAAACAGAACGTGTGTTGCTAGGTAAAACCGTCGCAGGCACTTCTGGTGGTGTTGCAACAGGTGCATTGAGTGCCGATGTTGGCAGCGGCAATGGCTTAGAAGGTCGTAAGACAACCGAGTTTACTGCACGGGTTCCGACGACTGGCGGTGGCGCTGGTGACGGTACTGCAGCCTCATTAAGTGAGTCTGAAGCAGCGTCTGGTAACCGTACGACCGAGTCGATTCGTCAAACGTTCGATAAAAATAAAGGTGCGTTATACGCCATTTATCGTCGAGCGTTACGTCAAGACCCTAGCCTTCAAGGTAAAGTGACAGTGAATCTTGTGATCACACCGTCTGGTCAAGTACAAAACGTCAAGATTGTTTCAAGTGATTTGGAACATGAAGATTTCACCAAGAAATTACTGGCACGTATCCGCTTGATTAACTTTGGCGCACAAGATGTGAATGAAACAGAATTGAATTACACCTTCAACTTCTTACCATTCTAA
- a CDS encoding tetratricopeptide repeat protein, which yields MRFINCQKIKSEVRSTKDEGWNERLTGQANSNILKALCTASIFTLLSACSTIGFDDSEQESQSSEQQTEQIGQQGSQPVEPVFDPYEGKSDEYKRLMQLPNAYKANPTPVPNEVKVQVQQAMASKDSDVFAAKVSLERVVAANPQLSGVFVQLGDIELELGNNDKARDYYTRAVQANDNNYFAHNRLGLMQRQAGDFTGAKASYEAALDAWGAFAQAHLNLGILLDMYMGQKQQALQHYQTYQVLTEEKNNKVKGWIADISMQLKQ from the coding sequence ATGAGATTTATTAATTGTCAAAAAATAAAGTCCGAAGTACGAAGTACTAAGGACGAAGGATGGAATGAGCGGCTAACTGGACAAGCTAATAGTAATATTCTTAAAGCCTTGTGCACAGCATCTATATTTACACTATTATCTGCTTGTTCGACAATCGGTTTTGATGACTCAGAGCAAGAATCACAAAGCTCCGAGCAACAAACGGAACAAATCGGTCAGCAAGGCTCACAACCGGTCGAGCCGGTGTTTGACCCATACGAAGGTAAAAGCGATGAGTATAAGCGTTTAATGCAGTTGCCCAACGCCTATAAAGCAAACCCAACGCCGGTGCCAAATGAAGTGAAAGTGCAGGTGCAACAAGCGATGGCAAGCAAAGACAGCGATGTGTTTGCAGCCAAAGTCAGCTTAGAGCGTGTGGTTGCCGCGAATCCGCAGCTGTCTGGCGTATTTGTTCAGCTTGGTGATATTGAGCTTGAACTAGGCAATAATGATAAAGCGCGCGATTACTATACTCGTGCGGTGCAAGCCAACGACAATAATTATTTTGCTCACAATCGTTTAGGCCTTATGCAACGCCAAGCCGGCGACTTTACCGGCGCTAAAGCGTCGTATGAAGCGGCACTTGATGCGTGGGGTGCATTTGCCCAAGCACATTTGAATCTAGGTATATTGCTCGATATGTATATGGGGCAAAAACAACAGGCTCTGCAGCACTATCAAACGTATCAAGTGCTCACAGAAGAAAAAAATAACAAGGTAAAGGGTTGGATCGCAGATATTTCGATGCAGCTTAAACAGTAA
- a CDS encoding PEP-CTERM sorting domain-containing protein, whose translation MCKQLGSMVFLISLLISSNAYSALISIDSCEGDVVDCVIVDDPSGETSQTFDTGVFIAWDEVQSYTLTEDLFVNEVFDIDADYIEMADGGGYFIKAGTVISSHYAQWDVLGTSFGAVEASLVFDSDVVAFITSSQALMDSDGSIGLIDVDYLDFELRGLEGESRGDFNSFLGDQVDLRWAVDVGADSARFITLSSGGTEPPEVPEPTSLLLMLSALGIGAFRRRIL comes from the coding sequence ATGTGTAAGCAGCTTGGTAGTATGGTTTTTCTGATAAGTTTACTCATTTCAAGTAACGCATATTCCGCTCTAATCAGTATTGATTCCTGTGAAGGTGATGTAGTTGATTGTGTAATTGTTGATGATCCTAGTGGGGAAACGAGCCAGACATTTGATACTGGTGTTTTTATAGCATGGGACGAAGTGCAAAGTTATACATTAACCGAAGACTTGTTTGTAAATGAGGTCTTTGATATCGACGCTGATTATATCGAAATGGCAGATGGCGGTGGATACTTTATTAAGGCAGGAACCGTTATATCAAGTCATTATGCTCAATGGGATGTATTAGGCACGAGTTTTGGTGCTGTTGAAGCTTCTCTTGTGTTTGACTCTGATGTTGTTGCGTTTATTACGTCGTCACAAGCTTTGATGGATAGTGATGGCAGTATTGGGTTAATTGACGTTGATTACCTAGACTTTGAGTTACGAGGCTTGGAAGGGGAGAGTAGAGGAGATTTTAATTCGTTTTTGGGAGACCAAGTTGATTTAAGATGGGCCGTCGATGTAGGGGCAGATTCAGCCCGTTTTATTACTTTATCCTCTGGTGGTACTGAACCTCCAGAAGTCCCAGAGCCAACTTCACTTTTATTGATGTTAAGTGCTTTAGGTATTGGAGCGTTTCGTCGCAGAATACTTTGA
- a CDS encoding ExbD/TolR family protein, which yields MLRKTRIKRQDAELDITSFMNLMIVLVPVLLMMMVFSHITVLDLKLPELTDPTLQSENEEQEEDETLELMVRDNQIEVYYPQTYLLKTIPNTDEGYDFESLVAILKQVKQLLSERGIDKSDISILLEPQIDYQTIVTLMDRSRSYKAVVVASVVDAELFPDISLGDAPQVSNPELLEAISAQGGSQ from the coding sequence ATGTTAAGAAAAACCCGAATCAAGCGTCAGGACGCAGAACTCGACATCACGTCATTTATGAACTTGATGATCGTTCTGGTACCGGTGCTTTTGATGATGATGGTATTTTCACACATTACCGTTTTAGATCTTAAGTTGCCGGAACTTACGGACCCTACACTGCAAAGTGAAAACGAAGAGCAAGAGGAAGACGAAACTCTTGAGCTGATGGTTCGTGATAACCAGATTGAAGTATATTACCCACAGACATACTTGCTTAAAACCATTCCTAATACCGATGAAGGTTACGACTTTGAATCGTTAGTGGCTATTTTAAAGCAAGTAAAACAACTGTTGAGCGAACGTGGTATCGATAAAAGCGATATAAGCATTTTGCTTGAACCGCAAATTGATTACCAAACCATTGTCACCTTAATGGATCGATCTCGCTCATATAAAGCGGTTGTTGTCGCCTCGGTAGTCGATGCCGAATTGTTTCCAGATATTAGCTTAGGCGATGCGCCACAGGTAAGTAACCCTGAGCTATTGGAAGCGATTAGTGCACAAGGAGGAAGTCAGTGA
- a CDS encoding outer membrane beta-barrel domain-containing protein, which translates to MVNLKSSLGTLLAILALSGGVNAEENSQQNSQDIIEPALSRQTVDVDMSSNDFEVGIFGGGLNVDGDTRYVDSTTNAVVGARIGYHFTENLFIEASYSVTNHDRELTLYNAVLGYNFLQDTYVTNNYDMKTSLFFVLGAGITDYDGLDDNETGVFGAGYRIMFNDSFSMRFDVRGYVHEQYGAEDEYSFNTDMTLGFAYFF; encoded by the coding sequence GTGGTAAATCTAAAATCAAGCTTGGGTACGCTTTTAGCCATTTTGGCGCTTTCTGGCGGCGTTAACGCCGAAGAGAATTCGCAACAAAACTCTCAAGACATCATCGAACCGGCATTGTCACGCCAAACTGTCGATGTGGATATGAGCTCAAACGACTTTGAGGTAGGTATCTTTGGTGGTGGTTTGAATGTTGATGGTGACACTCGATATGTTGATTCGACTACTAATGCGGTTGTGGGCGCACGTATTGGTTATCATTTTACTGAAAACCTGTTTATTGAAGCTTCATATTCTGTAACGAACCATGATCGTGAATTGACGCTGTATAATGCTGTTCTTGGTTATAACTTTCTTCAAGACACCTACGTTACCAATAACTATGACATGAAGACATCGCTATTTTTCGTGCTTGGTGCAGGTATTACCGATTATGATGGCCTAGATGATAATGAAACGGGTGTATTCGGTGCGGGTTATCGCATTATGTTTAATGATTCATTCTCAATGCGATTTGATGTTCGCGGTTATGTCCATGAACAATATGGCGCAGAAGATGAGTATTCCTTTAACACCGATATGACACTGGGCTTTGCATACTTCTTTTAA
- a CDS encoding AraC family transcriptional regulator, whose protein sequence is MNQNIQSIIASVALSTMALLGSMSTASAQSPDEDLQTFKGGLVDMAADIKELELAVLYPDADQLAVYLSIDAADTFNVTAITLMVDGEKVHSALYTEYQQDALRRGGVDRVFLGDVEVGEHQIIAYISGTDARGRKTKRGVATTFIKAADANAIELKVGVDTSSNRPTFVATEL, encoded by the coding sequence ATGAATCAAAACATACAATCAATAATAGCAAGCGTCGCGCTATCAACGATGGCGCTATTGGGCAGTATGAGTACTGCTTCTGCACAATCACCTGATGAAGATCTGCAAACCTTTAAAGGCGGCTTGGTAGATATGGCCGCCGACATTAAAGAATTAGAACTGGCGGTACTTTACCCTGATGCAGATCAGTTAGCGGTGTATTTAAGTATTGATGCCGCAGATACATTTAACGTGACGGCAATCACCTTAATGGTCGATGGTGAGAAGGTACATAGCGCTTTATACACTGAATATCAGCAAGACGCGTTACGTCGCGGCGGTGTCGATAGAGTGTTCCTAGGTGATGTAGAGGTAGGAGAGCATCAAATTATTGCCTACATTAGCGGTACTGACGCAAGAGGGCGAAAAACCAAACGTGGTGTAGCTACAACGTTTATTAAAGCTGCCGACGCCAATGCCATTGAGCTTAAAGTTGGGGTTGATACATCGTCTAATCGCCCAACGTTTGTGGCAACAGAGCTGTAG
- a CDS encoding tetratricopeptide repeat protein — MSTFSIKTTRNYLTSAVSAALVFVTASVTISVTAASAFTTFSAQAETAEANAENAQTSASEKLAAKQRIARDRALYYYFTEDYFASLTQLALNDKQGVGDISGQSQILRAGLELSYDMNERANEEFRQFDETQSLDSEHRSYIYFRFAKAFYKKGQFSQARQALNKVGAELAKEHRDAYHFLDAQMFLKEGNVPSALSAKDNIRPDSIYHRYLAFNYAMSYIGAEDTLGDVASNENIIQALQSVVDLTPVAIDESESEELADIEITDELEAIIDRSYLALGYLYLEQGENQAAMTAFENVAQQGLDSESALLGYGWAKANNEEYETAVLIWQNLASRNNNSVFAQEARLAVGYGFEKMHDKRRAFAAYQQASDDFAAQKQVVDNEIAKLSNDNKAYIESLMVVSEYDITLGLKAKQVELKFPSVYQSFGSISSDSFQQDVKDINSLGAAISSMKVWQLDLLALAESNYQISLDTSQDLPKQREVTLRKAQLDELSRQFRQSDLMMNQMAFQYLGKLFKADPVVGERHQLRNAYEQYMTLSKQINAMPASDNKVQMQQRLDRLGGALLWQIGDYYLDKEGRLAKQKVANNLSRLNQSQSLSMSPVNDMHERIEAKMLVAENILQTLFNDIEEKLVNVLSVQQESLADYLEQAKISVIRMTDEAFIRDQQMELNESEQNDRGGE; from the coding sequence ATGAGTACGTTTTCGATTAAAACGACACGCAATTATTTAACATCTGCAGTATCGGCAGCTTTAGTTTTTGTCACAGCTTCTGTCACTATTTCTGTTACAGCGGCTTCGGCGTTTACTACTTTTAGTGCTCAAGCGGAGACTGCAGAAGCTAATGCCGAAAACGCGCAAACATCTGCATCAGAAAAACTAGCGGCCAAGCAACGCATTGCTCGTGACCGAGCGCTTTATTATTATTTTACCGAAGACTATTTTGCCTCACTAACGCAATTGGCGCTTAACGATAAGCAAGGTGTTGGTGATATTTCCGGTCAAAGCCAAATTTTACGTGCTGGCCTTGAATTAAGTTACGACATGAACGAGCGAGCTAATGAAGAGTTTCGCCAGTTCGATGAAACTCAATCGCTAGATTCTGAACACCGTTCATACATTTATTTTCGCTTTGCCAAAGCCTTTTATAAAAAAGGTCAGTTTAGCCAAGCACGCCAAGCACTCAATAAAGTCGGCGCAGAACTGGCTAAAGAGCATCGTGATGCTTACCACTTTTTGGACGCACAAATGTTCTTAAAAGAGGGCAATGTGCCTTCAGCGCTTAGCGCAAAAGATAATATTCGCCCAGACTCCATATACCATCGCTATTTAGCCTTTAACTACGCCATGTCATATATTGGTGCCGAAGATACCTTAGGTGATGTCGCCAGTAATGAAAACATTATCCAGGCGTTGCAGTCGGTAGTTGACTTAACACCGGTGGCAATAGATGAAAGCGAATCTGAAGAGCTCGCGGATATTGAAATTACCGATGAGTTAGAAGCTATTATCGATCGCTCATACTTGGCACTTGGTTATTTGTACTTAGAGCAAGGTGAAAACCAAGCGGCAATGACGGCGTTTGAAAATGTCGCACAACAAGGCTTAGATAGCGAGTCAGCGCTACTGGGGTACGGTTGGGCTAAGGCCAATAACGAAGAATACGAAACTGCGGTATTGATTTGGCAAAACCTTGCATCGCGCAATAATAATTCTGTGTTTGCGCAAGAAGCGCGTTTGGCGGTTGGTTATGGTTTTGAAAAGATGCACGACAAGCGCCGCGCATTTGCAGCCTATCAGCAAGCCAGTGATGATTTTGCTGCGCAAAAGCAAGTAGTCGATAATGAAATTGCCAAACTAAGCAATGACAACAAAGCGTATATTGAATCTTTGATGGTGGTCTCTGAATATGACATCACCCTTGGCCTTAAAGCCAAGCAAGTCGAATTGAAGTTCCCGTCGGTATATCAAAGTTTTGGTTCAATCTCTTCAGATAGCTTTCAGCAAGACGTAAAAGACATCAACAGCCTAGGCGCTGCAATAAGCTCTATGAAGGTGTGGCAACTTGATTTATTAGCCTTGGCAGAAAGCAATTACCAAATTAGCTTAGATACATCGCAAGACCTACCAAAACAACGTGAAGTGACTTTGCGTAAAGCGCAATTGGATGAATTATCTCGTCAGTTTCGTCAATCTGATTTGATGATGAATCAAATGGCATTTCAATATCTAGGTAAGTTGTTTAAAGCCGACCCTGTGGTTGGTGAGCGCCATCAGTTACGTAATGCCTATGAGCAATATATGACGCTCAGCAAGCAAATCAATGCCATGCCTGCCAGCGATAACAAAGTACAAATGCAGCAACGTCTTGATAGACTAGGCGGTGCCTTGCTATGGCAAATTGGCGATTATTACCTTGATAAAGAAGGTCGTCTCGCCAAACAAAAGGTCGCCAATAACTTATCTCGCTTAAATCAATCTCAGTCTCTGTCGATGTCACCGGTTAATGACATGCACGAGCGCATTGAAGCGAAAATGTTGGTGGCAGAGAATATTCTGCAAACCTTATTCAATGATATTGAAGAAAAGTTAGTGAATGTGCTGAGCGTGCAACAAGAATCCCTTGCCGATTACTTAGAGCAAGCGAAAATCTCGGTCATTCGTATGACAGATGAAGCGTTTATTCGCGACCAGCAAATGGAACTAAATGAAAGCGAACAAAACGACAGAGGAGGCGAGTAA
- a CDS encoding tetratricopeptide repeat protein: protein MRKTLIALSVSSILLSGCSLFESQPEQTAKRQRSATLADLDLQPSPAVKAELPRLTLEELSETYKDTLAYVEDEEAKAQIQQRIAVLEMMQAEEAQMRGDRVADGRYYQTAITSLEGFIEDNPESPNNDKLLYQLAKAYDLQGEQDKSLQTLNRLISEYPENDHMLEAEFRKAEILFSSKDYIGALSSYDYVVNKSPESVENNPYFSISLYMMGWSFFKLEQNQQALTSFSRLLDEVMPYKFMSQVNNEEEFLELIDKRNRQLTEETFTVMTLIFSDQGSESIAAHYARIGERPYEYLHYDLLSEYYLSKQRYSDAADVYDFFIARSPYHHVSVLYSIKKMEIFRVGQFPAELTAERAGFVDSYQFTGPYWQEVDPDAKDQVQEQVAPVLLDILQEFSQNTHANAQEQKRLLAENDTEEQRQIVKAAYLDTAKWYQIFLDNFPEINGASTVKFYMAESYTEVEDHQRAAELYEDVAYSGEAIEEAAARLELAESQQAAQDADGEAPDVNEQVLEGDSEAALAGQEAEVTELFAEDFSNEAGYALILTYDELIALAKTDEEKQQLTLQQREFKAKFIDTYSDDERVSEVQRDLFQEYFKEGDSINAIAFAQQALDSNPDLTTEQRLSALLVIGHSQFAEEQYSEAESTYATVLDTMPAEDERRADMIDRLAASIYRQGEVAATSSDTQQADLQEATRHFARVLRRTPNSKVRLNAQYDLSTYLLELERYPEAIDLMVDFNERYPNHKLSKTLPPKLAYAYQQTEQWEESATYLKMSWAEKPTSEDTRQMLWLAGETYMKADNKPEAMLAYRTYAHTYKTPFNTYMESLHIMSEFYRGDSDYALSPGGDLMKRNFWLDKIMNADENAGANRTPRSKYLAASASMHFADELMGKYKRAKLTLPLKKSLARKRQLLEQTLTAYNKTANYQVKDFTTVANYRIAEVYSQLATDLMDSERPKDLDELALEQYEILLEEQAFPFEDKAIEVHETNAKRTVDGIYDEWVKKSFADLSRLLPGRYNKEEQVVEVINEIY from the coding sequence ATGCGTAAAACATTAATAGCATTGTCGGTATCCAGCATCCTACTGTCAGGTTGTAGTTTGTTTGAATCACAACCTGAACAAACAGCAAAGCGCCAACGTAGCGCTACCTTAGCTGACCTAGATTTACAACCGTCACCGGCGGTCAAGGCTGAGTTACCAAGGCTAACGCTTGAAGAGTTGAGTGAGACCTATAAAGATACACTGGCCTATGTTGAAGACGAAGAAGCGAAAGCGCAAATTCAACAGCGTATTGCCGTATTAGAGATGATGCAGGCTGAAGAAGCACAAATGCGTGGCGATCGCGTTGCCGATGGCCGTTATTATCAAACGGCTATTACCTCATTAGAAGGGTTTATTGAAGACAACCCTGAATCACCAAATAATGACAAGCTATTGTATCAACTTGCCAAGGCCTATGATCTGCAAGGCGAGCAAGACAAGAGTTTGCAAACGCTAAATCGCTTGATCAGTGAATACCCTGAAAACGACCACATGCTTGAAGCCGAGTTTCGAAAAGCAGAAATCCTATTCTCAAGTAAAGATTACATTGGTGCCTTATCCAGCTACGATTACGTGGTCAACAAGAGCCCAGAATCGGTCGAAAATAATCCATATTTTTCCATCTCGTTATACATGATGGGCTGGAGCTTTTTTAAGCTTGAACAAAACCAGCAAGCGTTAACCTCATTCTCTCGACTACTCGATGAGGTTATGCCGTATAAATTTATGAGCCAAGTGAACAACGAAGAAGAGTTTCTTGAGCTTATAGATAAGCGCAATCGTCAATTAACCGAAGAAACCTTTACGGTAATGACGCTGATCTTTTCTGATCAAGGCTCTGAGTCTATCGCTGCGCATTATGCTCGTATAGGTGAGCGTCCATACGAATACCTGCACTATGATTTGTTATCTGAGTACTACTTATCAAAACAGCGCTATTCAGATGCCGCCGATGTATATGACTTTTTCATTGCTCGTTCGCCGTATCATCACGTCAGCGTCTTGTATTCGATCAAAAAGATGGAAATCTTCCGTGTTGGTCAATTTCCAGCCGAGCTAACCGCAGAGCGTGCAGGTTTTGTTGATAGCTATCAATTTACCGGCCCGTATTGGCAAGAAGTTGATCCTGACGCCAAAGACCAAGTACAAGAACAAGTGGCACCGGTGTTATTAGACATCTTGCAAGAGTTTTCACAAAACACTCATGCCAATGCGCAAGAGCAAAAACGTTTATTGGCTGAAAATGACACCGAAGAGCAGCGTCAGATTGTTAAAGCTGCCTACCTTGATACTGCCAAGTGGTATCAAATCTTTTTGGATAACTTCCCAGAGATCAATGGTGCCAGTACCGTTAAGTTCTACATGGCAGAAAGTTACACCGAAGTGGAAGATCACCAACGTGCAGCCGAGTTGTATGAAGATGTAGCCTATTCTGGTGAAGCAATCGAAGAAGCCGCAGCTCGTTTAGAGTTGGCTGAATCGCAACAAGCCGCACAAGATGCTGACGGTGAAGCCCCTGATGTTAACGAGCAAGTGCTTGAAGGTGATTCAGAAGCCGCATTAGCAGGCCAAGAAGCGGAAGTGACCGAGCTGTTTGCAGAAGATTTTAGTAACGAAGCTGGCTACGCACTGATACTCACCTACGATGAGTTAATCGCATTGGCCAAAACCGATGAAGAAAAGCAGCAATTAACGTTACAACAACGTGAATTTAAAGCTAAATTCATTGATACCTATTCGGATGACGAACGTGTTAGCGAAGTGCAACGCGATTTATTCCAAGAATACTTTAAAGAAGGCGATAGCATCAATGCCATCGCGTTTGCGCAACAAGCACTTGATAGCAATCCAGATTTAACCACAGAGCAACGTTTATCAGCGCTACTGGTTATTGGTCACAGTCAGTTTGCTGAAGAGCAATATAGTGAGGCAGAATCTACCTACGCGACGGTACTTGATACCATGCCAGCAGAAGATGAACGTCGCGCTGATATGATTGACCGTTTAGCGGCCAGTATTTACCGACAAGGTGAAGTTGCTGCGACAAGCAGTGATACGCAACAAGCGGATTTGCAAGAGGCGACGCGCCACTTTGCTCGTGTATTGCGACGCACACCAAATTCAAAAGTACGTTTAAACGCGCAGTATGATTTATCAACCTACTTGCTAGAGCTTGAGCGTTACCCTGAAGCGATTGATTTGATGGTCGACTTTAACGAGCGCTACCCAAATCACAAGCTAAGCAAAACATTGCCACCTAAGCTTGCTTATGCCTACCAGCAAACAGAGCAGTGGGAAGAATCGGCGACCTATTTAAAAATGAGCTGGGCTGAAAAGCCAACCTCAGAAGATACCCGCCAAATGTTATGGCTTGCTGGTGAAACGTACATGAAAGCCGACAACAAGCCTGAGGCAATGTTAGCCTATCGTACTTATGCGCACACATATAAAACGCCATTTAATACTTACATGGAATCCTTGCACATTATGAGCGAGTTTTACCGTGGTGATAGTGACTATGCCTTGTCACCAGGTGGCGATTTAATGAAGCGCAATTTCTGGCTCGATAAAATCATGAATGCCGATGAAAATGCCGGTGCCAATCGCACGCCGCGCTCTAAATACTTAGCCGCCAGTGCCAGTATGCATTTTGCTGATGAACTAATGGGTAAATACAAACGCGCGAAATTAACGCTACCGTTGAAAAAGTCTCTGGCACGTAAACGCCAGTTATTAGAGCAAACCTTAACGGCATACAATAAGACCGCCAATTATCAGGTGAAGGATTTCACCACCGTGGCAAATTATCGTATCGCCGAAGTATACAGTCAGTTGGCCACCGATCTTATGGATTCAGAGCGCCCGAAAGATTTGGATGAGTTGGCGTTAGAGCAATATGAAATTTTGCTAGAAGAGCAAGCGTTCCCATTTGAAGATAAAGCTATTGAAGTACACGAAACCAACGCCAAGCGCACCGTAGATGGTATCTATGATGAGTGGGTGAAAAAGAGTTTCGCCGATTTATCTCGCCTATTACCTGGACGATATAATAAAGAAGAACAAGTTGTTGAGGTGATTAATGAGATTTATTAA
- a CDS encoding ExbD/TolR family protein has product MKKSVRAKRMARHHQRLSKTSKLSLVSLMDIFTILVFFLMVNASDVQVLQNNKEIELPKSLSKETAEDNLIITVNTNVVLLQGRKVADTQELIDSDGVIVDELLKELEYQRNRRTDLTEEELANGLSVNIMADKTVAYSLLKKIMQTSANAGYTNISLAVEQTYGASDEDILNGTAEDDSSDAVGGN; this is encoded by the coding sequence GTGAAGAAGTCTGTAAGAGCCAAACGTATGGCTCGCCATCATCAGCGTTTATCAAAGACTTCAAAATTGTCTTTGGTATCTTTGATGGATATTTTTACCATTTTGGTTTTCTTCTTGATGGTTAATGCATCCGACGTACAAGTGTTGCAAAATAATAAAGAAATTGAATTGCCTAAATCCTTGTCAAAAGAGACAGCTGAAGACAACTTGATCATTACGGTAAACACCAATGTGGTGCTATTGCAAGGTCGTAAGGTTGCCGATACCCAAGAGCTTATTGATAGTGACGGCGTCATCGTTGACGAGTTACTCAAAGAGCTTGAGTACCAACGCAATCGTCGTACCGACTTAACTGAAGAAGAGTTAGCCAATGGGTTGTCTGTCAATATCATGGCCGATAAAACCGTTGCTTACAGTTTGCTGAAAAAAATCATGCAAACCTCGGCAAACGCCGGTTACACCAATATCTCTTTGGCAGTTGAGCAAACCTACGGTGCATCTGATGAAGATATCTTAAATGGTACGGCAGAAGATGACAGCAGTGATGCGGTAGGGGGTAATTAA
- a CDS encoding MotA/TolQ/ExbB proton channel family protein: MFDTIIRFFQEGGSFMFPIAVVLAIGLAIALERAIYLMKMSIQNGSAMNKITPMLQNLDFDGIEKVNDGAAITSIFKAGITRMKQTPRREEIEYAMEEGVMETLPRLEKRTAYLATLANIATLLGLLGTIIGLIAAFSAVASADPSQKASLLSDSISVAMNTTAFGLISAIPLLLCHSVLQTKTTEIVDNLEMAGVKFLNIISKNHTVASKSRATD; encoded by the coding sequence ATGTTTGATACTATTATTCGTTTTTTCCAGGAAGGTGGATCCTTCATGTTCCCAATCGCTGTTGTGCTGGCCATTGGTTTAGCAATTGCACTCGAGCGCGCAATCTACTTAATGAAAATGTCCATACAAAATGGCTCTGCGATGAATAAAATCACGCCAATGCTACAAAACTTAGATTTTGACGGCATTGAAAAAGTCAATGACGGTGCTGCTATCACCAGTATTTTCAAAGCGGGTATCACTCGCATGAAACAAACACCTCGTCGTGAAGAAATTGAATACGCAATGGAAGAGGGTGTAATGGAAACATTACCTCGTCTAGAAAAGCGTACGGCTTATTTGGCGACCTTGGCTAACATCGCCACGCTATTAGGTCTATTAGGTACCATCATTGGTCTAATTGCTGCGTTCTCTGCGGTTGCCAGTGCTGACCCTTCACAAAAGGCTTCTTTGCTTTCTGACTCTATCTCGGTTGCGATGAATACCACAGCATTTGGTTTGATTTCAGCAATTCCATTATTGTTGTGTCACTCAGTACTGCAAACTAAAACTACGGAAATTGTCGATAATTTGGAAATGGCTGGCGTTAAGTTCTTGAACATCATCAGCAAAAACCACACTGTCGCAAGCAAATCACGCGCGACTGATTAA